The DNA segment GTGTGTGCGACATAGGCGGGATAATTGGCTTTTCCACGTTTCGGCACGGGTGCCAACCAGGGAGAATCGGTTTCAATCAATAAACGATCAGCAGGGATTTTTTTTGCCGTTTCCTGCAATTCTTTAGCACTATTAAAGGTCACGATACCAGAAAGAGAGATATAAAAACCCAGATCCAGGCCCTTTTTTGCCATCGCCCAATCTTCGGTAAAACAGTGCAATACACCACCAGCCTGATCGGCTGATTCCTCTCGTAACACAGCGATGGTATCCTCACGCGCCTCACGGGTGTGGATAATCAAGGGTTTCTGACTTTGTTTGGCCGCCGCAATATGGGTACACAGAAAGGCCTGTTGGATCTCCTTATGTTCTGCCCCACCACGAAAATAATCCAGCCCAGTCTCACCAATAGCAACAACTTGTTGGTGCTGTGCCAATTCCAGCAGTTCTTCTATCGTTGGCGGTTGTTCATCATAATGATTGGGATGAACCCCCACCGAAACAGATATATCATTAATACCCTCAACCAGCGCTAACATCGCCGGATATTCCTCCAGGGTAACCGAGACACAGAGAAAATGTTCAACGCCCTGCTCCCTTGCCTCATCCAGCACAGGCTTAAGTTGACCATCCCAGGGCGCAAGATCGAGCCGATCAAGATGACAGTGTGAATCAACCAACATCACAAAACCCCATTACATGGTGTGGGTGGCACGTTGAGCCTGCAAGGCACCGGCTAGATAGGTCTCAATTTTATTCCGTGCGGTACCACCATCCTGTTCAGCAAACTGCACTCCGATACCCGCACTACGATTTTCCTGCGCACCATTAGGTGTAATCCAAACCACCTTACCAGCGACCGGGATCTTTTCGTTCTCATTCATCAAGGTCAGCAACATAAAGACTTCATTACCCAATTTATAATCCTTGTTAGTCGGGATAAACAGACCACCGTTTTTCACATAAGGCATATAGGCGGCATATAACGCGCCCTTGTCCTTGATCGATAGGGATAATATACTTGGACGTGCTATTTTCTTGTTTTTCATACCCGAGACCACCCTTTCATTGCCACCCAGTACAACAATAATTCTTCCAGTAACAATTGTTTATTAACCGGAGTTACAGACAAAACGATCACTCGATTAATACGCTGATGCAAATCAAATAAATCCTGCATATTAAATTTTGCCGCAATCGCGACCAGGGTCTTGCGTTCAATAACCGCATGGGATAGCTGTGCATTCGTATCCGCCTTTAAACGCAGCATATCCATCACCCATTCAAACATCCATTGTACCGACCTTAGTGTATCATCTTTTGACCATTGCAAGGCAATGACCAGTGGGGACTTCTTGCCCTGAGCCATTGCTACCCAGTCTTTAATACAATTCTTATGTTCAGCAACAATATCATCATGTTGCTGTGCTAATATCATCGCCTTGAAGGGAACACCATCGGCCAGATCAATGACACTATTCAGATCACTTCGTTGCACATCAATATCAGGCTGTTGTTGCAGCCAGGTTTGTACCAATTTTTGATCAGGCACCCTGAATAAGATGTGCTGACAACGACTGCGTATGGTGGGAAGTAATTGTCCTGGAGCCTCTGCAACCAGCAATAAAATAGTATTCGATGGGGGTTCTTCCAGGATTTTTAACAGGCTATTTGCAGTATGCACGTTCATCCGTTCTGCCGGGGCGATCATCACCACCTTATTGCCACCGGCGTGACCGGTCAGCATCAGTCCTTTGCACAAATTACGAATCTGATCAATCGCAATATCTTTTTTATC comes from the Gammaproteobacteria bacterium genome and includes:
- a CDS encoding DNA polymerase III subunit delta', whose amino-acid sequence is MAQIGEPYQQVFHFWWQDNYQRLIEAYQQKRLPHALLLHGSAGLAKQGFARMLAYRLLCKEPLADGSACGACPSCLLYLAGNHPDYFEIGVAEDKKDIAIDQIRNLCKGLMLTGHAGGNKVVMIAPAERMNVHTANSLLKILEEPPSNTILLLVAEAPGQLLPTIRSRCQHILFRVPDQKLVQTWLQQQPDIDVQRSDLNSVIDLADGVPFKAMILAQQHDDIVAEHKNCIKDWVAMAQGKKSPLVIALQWSKDDTLRSVQWMFEWVMDMLRLKADTNAQLSHAVIERKTLVAIAAKFNMQDLFDLHQRINRVIVLSVTPVNKQLLLEELLLYWVAMKGWSRV
- a CDS encoding TatD family hydrolase — protein: MLVDSHCHLDRLDLAPWDGQLKPVLDEAREQGVEHFLCVSVTLEEYPAMLALVEGINDISVSVGVHPNHYDEQPPTIEELLELAQHQQVVAIGETGLDYFRGGAEHKEIQQAFLCTHIAAAKQSQKPLIIHTREAREDTIAVLREESADQAGGVLHCFTEDWAMAKKGLDLGFYISLSGIVTFNSAKELQETAKKIPADRLLIETDSPWLAPVPKRGKANYPAYVAHTAAFIAQLRGVSVEELGEQTTENFYQLFFKSA
- a CDS encoding pilus assembly protein PilZ; the protein is MKNKKIARPSILSLSIKDKGALYAAYMPYVKNGGLFIPTNKDYKLGNEVFMLLTLMNENEKIPVAGKVVWITPNGAQENRSAGIGVQFAEQDGGTARNKIETYLAGALQAQRATHTM